A genomic region of Candidatus Hydrogenedentota bacterium contains the following coding sequences:
- a CDS encoding phytoene/squalene synthase family protein has protein sequence MEARDAQTFRETIQHHSKSFSFASTLIPGEARRHVEVLYTWCRRADDAIDLADPEDHDAALAALKRELDAIYAGDPSHDALVTAMQQLVREFQIPRTYPEELLEGMAMDARGVAYPDLDTLLLYCYRVAGTVGLMMSHVLGVRDPRALQHAVHLGIAMQITNICRDVREDWDRGRLYLPHDLLARHGAAVLPWQKGRPLSHQCRDALSRSVSELLNLADVYYASADIGMRGLSWRAALAVRAARFIYAAIGDAVRARGCDVFAGRAFVPKCRKYLLGLKAVAWAIAEIPFRTLNRFSRAPLSRPLRYPGDVLLLQNKA, from the coding sequence ATGGAGGCCCGCGATGCCCAGACTTTCCGGGAGACCATCCAGCATCACAGCAAGAGTTTCTCCTTTGCGTCCACCCTCATCCCGGGGGAAGCGCGGCGCCACGTCGAGGTGCTCTATACCTGGTGCCGCCGCGCCGACGACGCCATCGACCTGGCGGACCCCGAGGACCACGATGCCGCCCTGGCCGCGCTGAAGCGGGAATTGGACGCCATTTACGCGGGTGATCCATCGCACGACGCCCTCGTGACGGCCATGCAGCAACTCGTCCGCGAATTCCAGATTCCGCGGACCTATCCGGAGGAGCTGCTCGAAGGCATGGCCATGGACGCGCGCGGCGTCGCCTATCCCGACCTGGACACACTGCTCCTCTACTGCTACCGCGTCGCGGGGACCGTCGGCCTCATGATGAGCCACGTGCTCGGCGTGCGCGACCCCCGCGCCCTCCAGCATGCCGTCCACCTCGGAATCGCCATGCAGATCACCAACATCTGCCGCGACGTCCGCGAGGACTGGGACCGGGGCCGCCTTTACCTGCCCCACGACCTGCTCGCCCGCCACGGCGCAGCGGTCCTACCCTGGCAGAAGGGCCGACCGCTGTCGCACCAATGCCGCGATGCGCTCTCAAGATCCGTTTCCGAATTGCTCAATCTGGCTGACGTGTATTACGCCTCCGCGGACATCGGCATGCGCGGCCTCTCCTGGCGCGCCGCGCTCGCGGTCCGCGCCGCGCGCTTCATCTACGCCGCAATCGGCGACGCGGTCCGGGCGCGGGGTTGCGACGTCTTCGCCGGACGCGCGTTCGTGCCGAAATGCCGAAAGTACCTCCTCGGGCTCAAGGCCGTCGCCTGGGCCATCGCCGAAATCCCATTTCGGACGCTGAATCGCTTTTCCCGGGCCCCGCTATCCAGGCCGCTTCGTTATCCTGGCGACGTCCTCTTATTGCAGAATAAGGCCTGA